In a single window of the Biomphalaria glabrata chromosome 5, xgBioGlab47.1, whole genome shotgun sequence genome:
- the LOC129926187 gene encoding uncharacterized protein LOC129926187 — protein MTGDEMTECGMTGDEMTGDEMARDDMTGCEMTGDEMTGDEMTGCAITGNEMTGYEMTGEETTGDEMTGDKMAGDEMTGCEMTGDEMTGDEMTGDEMAGDEMTGCKMAGHEMNGDEMTGCEMTGDEMTGYEMAGDEMTGCEMTGDEVTGDEMTGDEMAGDEKAGDEMTGCEMTGCELTGDEMIGCEMTGDEMTGDAIQDISKNYKTRFFSV, from the coding sequence atgacaggggatgaaatgaccgaatGTGGAATGAccggagatgaaatgaccggagaTGAAATGGCCAGAGATGATATGACCGGATGTGAAATGActggagatgaaatgaccggagaTGAAATGACAGGATGTGCAATCACCGGGAATGAAATGACTGGATATGAAATGACCGGAGAGGAAacgaccggggatgaaatgaccggagaTAAAATGGCCGGAGATGAAATGACGGGATGTGAAATGACTGGAGATGAAATGActggagatgaaatgaccggagaTGAAATGGctggagatgaaatgaccggatGTAAAATGGCCGGGCATGAAATGAatggagatgaaatgaccggatGTGAAATGActggagatgaaatgaccggatATGAAATGGccggagatgaaatgaccggatGTGAAATGACTGGAGATGAAGTGACTGGAGATGAAATGACTGGAGATGAAATGGCTGGAGATGAAAAGGccggagatgaaatgaccggatGTGAAATGACCGGTTGTGAATTGACTGGAGATGAAATGATCGGATgtgaaatgactggggatgaaatgaccggtgaTGCTATTCAAGATatatcaaaaaattataaaactagATTTTTCTCAGTGTGA